A window from Gallus gallus isolate bGalGal1 chromosome 5, bGalGal1.mat.broiler.GRCg7b, whole genome shotgun sequence encodes these proteins:
- the LOC121113280 gene encoding scavenger receptor cysteine-rich type 1 protein M130-like, which yields MWGTMVPARVLGLLLCVHVCMGSEELRLVDGGGRCAGRVEVKHEGEWGSVCSYDFDWDIRGAGVVCRQLGCGTVAHASPYAPFGQGKGRIWLHPYVCQGTEQSLQNCPNFGWGNHFCGHEWDVGVICTEALELRLADGRGPCDGRVEVKLRGRWGTVADDAWDMDDAEVVCQQLGCGSAASTKFTWRISQVSSPVMLVRVNCKGTEKAIWDCNIQGWGPYSCPRDYIASVVCQGFSRLAGGDSECSGRLEVRQGQTWVSVCHGNVDLMAAQVVCRELRCGTALALSGAEPFGVPAGLFWNGAFECNGTEPFLSACTKRPPHIQNCTQPATIICSRKCWLCRATSAPNHVVAWGISHSTNSSTSLCCSLQRVPAGRWSLSVRWASGGGGTRGAGDPVCHCLGPA from the exons atgtGGGGCACGATGGTGCCTGCcagggtgctggggctgctgctgtgcgtgCATGTCTGCATGG GCAGCGAGGAGCTGCGGCTGGTGGATGGTGGTGGGCGCTGTGCCGGTCGTGTGGAGGTGAAGCACGAAGGCGAGTGGGGCTCCGTCTGCAGCTACGACTTCGACTGGGACATACGAGGGGCGGGCGTGGTGTGCCgccagctgggctgtggcacTGTGGCCCATGCGTCCCCATACGCCCCATTTGGGCAGGGCAAGGGACGCATCTGGCTGCATCCATACGTCTGCCAAGGCACTGAGCAATCTCTGCAGAACTGCCCCAACTTTGGCTGGGGGAACCACTTCTGTGGCCATGAGTGGGATGTTGGGGTGATCTGCACAG AGGCGCTGGAGCTGCGGCTGGCAGACGGTCGGGGACCCTGCGATGGGAGAGTGGAGGTGAAGCTGCGGGGACGCTGGGGCACAGTGGCTGACGATGCTTGGGACATGGATGATGCTGAGGTGgtgtgccagcagctgggctgcggCTCGGCTGCAAGCACGAAGTTTACCTGGCGAATTTCACAAGTTAGCAGTCCTGTAATGTTGGTCCGTGTCAACTGCAAGGGAACTGAGAAAGCCATCTGGGACTGCAACATTCAGGGTTGGGGTCCCTACAGTTGCCCTCGTGATTATATCGCCTCTGTGGTCTGTCAAG GGTTCTCCCGGCTGGCCGGAGGGGACAGCGAGTGCTCAGGAAGGCTGGAGGTGCGGCAGGGCCAGACCTGGGTCAGCGTCTGCCATGGCAACGTGGACCTCATGGCCGCCCAGGTGGTCTGCAGAGAGCTGCGCTGTGGTACTGCACTGGCCCTATCTGGGGCTGAGCCGTTTGGGGTACCGGCAGGGCTATTCTGGAATGGTGCCTTCGAGTGCAATGGCACCGAGCCCTTCCTGTCCGCTTGCACAAAGCGGCCTCCCCACATCCAGAACTGCACCCAACCCGCTACCATCATCTGCTCCCGTAagtgctggctctgcagggctacaTCAGCCCCAAACCATGTGGTGGCCTGGGGAATTTCCCACTCCACCAACTCCAGCAcctctctctgctgcagcctACAGCGGGTTCCGGCTGGCAGATGGAGTCTCAGTGTGCGATGGGCGAGTGGAGGTGGAGGCACGAGGGGTGCGGGGGACCCTGTGTGCCACTGCCTGGGACCTGCCTGA
- the LOC121113281 gene encoding antigen WC1.1-like, which produces MPRSDALRCSGSERHPGQCPVEVLGQPACPPGHTAAVNCSGVAEPLRLHGGESRCDGRLEVAVRPGVWARVPVGLWDNGTATVVCWQLGCGVPEKIHAAPANGSGPIELQELRCVGTEELLAQCNATRMAAEPSKNPEELAIACSGSKQLRLVGSRGRCAGRVEVYSEGTWGTICQDSWTLQDATVVCRQLGCGRALEAPGSERFGPGTGTLWLGAGGCAGTEDALWHCPAPVQRGCRRGGGAGAVCSGLLDLRLMGGSSRCSGHLEVLHEGTWGRVCANGTSPATASAICRQLGCGTAGSLTDNPAEGSKPAWLSWVRCEEGARSLWRCPSAPWQLQECGPTGITHITCEEDSRDSSEATSPAPALTHSAVPLTAAPRSVSALTVLCVLLGTLLCVALAALAVQAHRTQAHCQGGHHYGGSPTRGSTAGTSGTRVPCMLPCRPQQGCCLRGCV; this is translated from the exons ATGCCACGGAGCGATGCACTCAGATGCAGTGGGAGCGAGCGGCACCCGGGCCAGTGCCCCGtggaggtgctggggcagcCCGCCTGCCCCCCCGGGCACACTGCAGCCGTCAACTGCTCAG GTGTCGCCGAGCCCCTGCGGCTGCACGGTGGGGAGAGCCGTTGTGACGGGCGCCTGGAGGTGGCCGTGCGCCCCGGAGTCTGGGCCCGTgtgcctgtggggctgtgggacaaCGGCACTGCCACCGTggtgtgctggcagctgggctgCGGTGTGCCTGAGAAAATCCATGCTGCGCCGGCCAATGGCTCGGGCCCCatagagctgcaggagctgcgcTGTGTTGGCACTGAGGAGCTCCTGGCACAGTGCAATGCAACACGGATGGCCGCAGAGCCCAGCAAGAACCCCGAGGAGTTGGCCATCGCATGCTCAG GAAGCAAGCAGCTGAGGCTGGTGGGCAGCCGCGGGCGCTGTGCTGGTAGGGTGGAGGTGTACAGCGAGGGCACCTGGGGCACCATCTGCCAGGACTCCTGGACCCTGCAGGATGCCACCGTCGTCTGCCGCCAGCTGGGCTGCGGAAGGGCCCTGGAGGCTCCCGGCTCCGAGCGCTTTGGGCCTGGCACTGGGACGCTGtggctgggtgctgggggctgcgctGGGACAGAGGATGCTCTCTGGCACTGCCCGGCCCCAGTGCAGCGCGGCTGCCGGCGTGGCGGCGGTGCGGGCGCCGTGTGCTCAG ggctgctggacCTGCGGCTGATGGGGggaagcagcagatgcagtgGGCACCTGGAGGTGCTGCATGAGGGGACGTGGGGTCGTGTTTGCGCCAATGGCACCAGCCCTGCCACGGCCTCTGCCATCTGCCGCCAGCTGGGATGTGGCACAGCGGGGAGTCTGACAGACAACCCTGCAGAGGGCTCCAAGCCTGCCTGGCTGAGCTGGGTGAGGTGTGAGGAGGGGGCCCGCTCGCTATGGCGCTGCCCCTCGGCaccctggcagctgcaggaatgcGGCCCCACCGGGAtcacacacatcacgtgtgaggaggacagcagggacagcagtgaggccaccagcccagccccag ctctcacCCACAGCGCTGTCCCGCTGACTGCAGCACCGAGGAGTGTGTCAGCACTCAcggtgctgtgtgtgctcctgGGGACGCTGCTCTGCGTGGCCCTGGCCGCCCTGGCCGTGCAGGCACACCGCACACAGGCACACTGCCAAGGTGGGCATCACTATGGGGGTTCCCCAACACGGGGCAGCACCGCGGGGACATCGGGCACTCGGGTGCCATGCATGCTGCCTTGCAGGCCCCAGCAAGGATGCTGCCTCCGAGGCTGTGTATGA
- the LOC101751752 gene encoding antigen WC1.1 isoform X1, with protein sequence MWGTMVPARVLGLLLCVHVCMGSEELRLVDGGGRCAGRVEVKHEGEWGSICSYDFDWDIRGAGVVCRQLGCGTVAHASPYAPFGQGKGRIWLHPYFCQGTETALQNCPNFGWGNHYCGHEWDVGVICTEALELRLADGRGPCEGRVEVKLQGRWGTVFDDAWDMDDAEVVCQQLGCGSAASTKFTWRISQVSSPVMLVRVNCNGTEKAIWDCNIQGWGPYSALLDYDTSVVCQGFSRLAGGDSECSGRLEVRQGQAWVTVCHGHVDHMAAQVVCRELGCGTTVALPGAGQFGAAALPFWDGAFKCNGTEPLLSACTQQPPHIETCTHAATIICSPYTKFQLVDGGSICTGRVEVEARGVWGPLCATAWDLPDAHILCHHLGCGSAISLPPPGHFGMGTGMPRSDALRCSGSERHPGQCPVEVLGQPACPPGHTAAVNCSGVAEPLRLHGGESRCDGRLEVAVRPGVWARVPVGLWDNGTATVVCRQLGCGVPEKIHAAPANGSGPIELQELRCVGTEELLAQCSVTRMATEPSKSPEELAIACSGSKQLRLVGGRGRCAGRVEVYSEGTWGTICQDSWTLQDATVVCRQLGCGRALEAPGSERFGPGTGTLWLGAGGCAGTEDALWHCPAPVQRGCRRGGGAGAVCSGLLDLRLMGGSSRCSGHLEVLHEGTWGRVCANGTSPATASAVCRQLGCGTAGSLTDNPAEGSEPAWLSWVRCEEGARSLWRCPSAPWQLQECGPTGITHITCDEDSRDSSEATSPAPALTHSAVPLTAAPRSVSALTVLCVLLGTLLCVALAALAVQAHRTQSKCQGPSKDAASEAVYEELDYSLMPEYQEVPSHTGSLSQGSGRKLSNHSGDGAEESDLQVSPDPPAQPQHSPSHGYNDVMAVPEVSTSPQPGDAPAQPPEDMGYDDVGVCTLGTSL encoded by the exons atgtGGGGCACGATGGTGCCTGCcagggtgctggggctgctgctgtgcgtgCATGTCTGCATGG GCAGCGAGGAGCTGCGGCTGGTGGATGGCGGTGGGCGCTGTGCCGGTCGCGTGGAGGTGAAGCACGAAGGCGAATGGGGCTCCATCTGCAGCTACGACTTCGACTGGGACATACGAGGGGCGGGTGTGGTGTGCCgccagctgggctgtggcacGGTGGCCCATGCGTCCCCATACGCCCCATTTGGGCAGGGCAAGGGACGCATCTGGCTGCATCCCTACTTCTGCCAAGGCACTGAGACCGCCCTGCAGAACTGCCCCAACTTTGGCTGGGGGAACCACTACTGTGGCCATGAGTGGGATGTTGGGGTGATCTGCACAG AGGCGCTGGAGCTGCGGCTGGCAGACGGTCGGGGACCCTGCGAGGGGAGAGTGGAGGTGAAGCTGCAGGGACGCTGGGGCACAGTGTTTGACGATGCTTGGGACATGGATGATGCTGAGGTGGTGTGCCAGCAGTTGGGCTGTGGCTCGGCTGCAAGCACGAAGTTTACCTGGCGAATTTCACAAGTTAGCAGTCCTGTAATGTTGGTCCGTGTCAACTGCAATGGGACCGAGAAAGCCATCTGGGACTGCAACATTCAGGGTTGGGGTCCCTACAGTGCCCTTCTTGATTATGACACCTCTGTGGTCTGCCAAG GGTTCTCCCGGCTGGCCGGAGGGGACAGCGAGTGCTCTGGGAGGCTGGAGGTGCGGCAGGGCCAGGCCTGGGTCACCGTCTGCCACGGCCATGTGGACCACATGGCTGCCCAGGTCgtctgcagggagctgggctgtggtACTACAGTGGCCCTACCCGGAGCTGGGCAGtttggagcagcagcactgccgtTCTGGGATGGCGCCTTCAAGTGCAACGGCACTGAGCCCCTCCTTTCTGCTTGCACACAGCAGCCTCCTCACATTGAGACCTGCACCCATGCTGCTACAATTATCTGCTCCC CTTACACCAAGTTCCAGCTGGTGGACGGAGGCTCAATCTGCACAGGGCGAGTGGAGGTGGAGGCACGAGGGGTGTGGGGACCCCTGTGTGCCACTGCCTGGGACCTGCCTGATGCACACATCCTCTGCCACCATCTGGGCTGCGGCTCTGCCATCTCCCTGCCCCCACCCGGCCATTTCGGGATGGGAACAGGGATGCCGCGGAGCGATGCCCTCAGATGCAGTGGGAGCGAGCGGCACCCAGGCCAGTGCCCCGtggaggtgctggggcagcCCGCCTGCCCCCCCGGGCACACTGCAGCCGTCAACTGCTCAG GTGTCGCCGAGCCCCTGCGGCTGCACGGTGGGGAGAGCCGTTGTGACGGGCGGCTGGAGGTGGCCGTGCGCCCCGGAGTCTGGGCCCGTgtgcctgtggggctgtgggacaaCGGCACTGCCACCGTGGTGTGCCGGCAGCTGGGCTGCGGTGTGCCTGAGAAAATCCATGCTGCGCCAGCCAATGGCTCGGGCCCCatagagctgcaggagctgcgcTGTGTTGGCACCGAGGAGCTCCTGGCACAGTGCAGTGTAACACGGATGGCCACAGAGCCCAGCAAGAGCCCCGAGGAGTTGGCCATCGCCTGCTCAG GAAGCAAGCAGCTGAGGCTGGTGGGCGGCCGCGGGCGCTGTGCTGGCAGGGTGGAGGTGTACAGCGAGGGCACCTGGGGCACCATCTGCCAGGACTCCTGGACCCTGCAGGATGCCACTGTTGTCTGCCGCCAGCTGGGCTGCGGAAGGGCCCTGGAGGCTCCTGGCTCCGAGCGCTTTGGGCCTGGCACTGGGACGCTGtggctgggtgctgggggctgcgcGGGGACAGAGGATGCTCTCTGGCACTGCCCGGCCCCAGTGCAGCGCGGCTGCCGGCGTGGCGGCGGTGCGGGCGCCGTGTGCTCAG ggctgctggacCTGCGGCTGATGGGGggaagcagcagatgcagtgGGCACCTGGAGGTGCTGCATGAGGGGACGTGGGGTCGTGTTTGCGCCAATGGCACCAGCCCTGCCACGGCCTCTGCCGTCTGCCGCCAGCTGGGATGTGGCACAGCGGGGAGTCTGACAGACAACCCTGCAGAGGGCTCCGAGCCCGCCTGGCTGAGCTGGGTGAGGTGTGAGGAGGGGGCCCGCTCGCTATGGCGCTGCCCCTCGGCaccctggcagctgcaggaatgcGGCCCCACCGGGAtcacacacatcacgtgtgacgaggacagcagggacagcagtgaggccaccagcccagccccag ctctcacCCACAGCGCTGTCCCGCTGACTGCAGCACCGAGGAGTGTGTCAGCACTCAcggtgctgtgtgtgctcctgGGGACGCTGCTCTGTGTGGCCCTGGCCGCCCTGGCCGTGCAGGCACACCGCACACAGTCCAAGTGCCAAG GCCCCAGCAAGGATGCTGCCTCCGAGGCTGTGTATGAGGAGCTGGACTACAGCCTGATGCCAGAGTACCAGGAGGTGCCCAGCCACACAG GCTCCCTATCCCAGGGCTCAGGGAGAAAACTGTCCAATCACAGTGGGGACGGCGCAGAGGAGAGTGACCTCCAGGTGTCCCCAG AcccccctgcccagccccagcacagcccctcgCATGGCTACAACGACGTTATGGCTGTGCCGGAGGTGTCCACCTCTCCCCAGCCCGGGGATGCCCCGGCACAGCCCCCCGAGGACATGGGCTATGACGACGTTGGTGTCTGCACCCTGGGGACGTCGCTGTGA
- the LOC121113258 gene encoding deleted in malignant brain tumors 1 protein-like encodes MWGTMVPARVLGLLLCVHVCMGSEELRLVDGGGRCAGRVEVKHEGEWGSVCSYDFDWDIRGAGVVCRQLGCGTVAHASPYAPFGQGKGRIWLHPFLCQGTETTLQNCPNFGWGNHYCGHEWDVGVICTEALELRLADGGRPCEGRVEVKLQGRWGTVADDAWDMDDAEVVCQQLGCGSAAGAYLASRFRLVDSPIMMAVIDCQGDEAALWDCNIRGWGPYKGPHDYDTAVVCQGFSRLAGGDSECSGRLEVRQGQTWVSVCHGHVDLMAAQVVCRELGCGTALAIPGASHFGAAGGLFWNGAFECNGSEPFLSACTQQTLSIQNCTQPTGIICSPYSRFRLTDGVSACTGRVEVEAQGVWGTLCATAWDLPNAQILCHHLGCGSAISLPPPGHFGMGTGMPRSDALRCSGSERHPGQCPVEVLGQPACPPGHTAAVNCSGVAEPLRLHGGESRCDGRLEVAVRPGVWARVSVGLWDNGTATVVCRQLGCGVPEKIHAAPANGSGPIELQELRCVGTEELLAQCNATRMAAEPSKSPEELAIACSGSKQLRLVGGRGRCAGRVEVYSEGTWGTICQDSWTQQDATVVCRQLGCGWALEAPGSERFGPGTGTLWLGAGGCAGTEDALWHCPAPVQRGCRRGGGAGAVCSGLLDLRLMGGSSRCSGHLEVLHEGTWGRVCANGTSPATATAVCRQLGCGTAGSLIDNPAEGSEPAWLSWVRCEEGVRSLWRCPSAPWQLQECGPTGIIHITCDKESRDSSEATSPAPALTHSAVPLTAAPRSVSTLTVLCVLLGTLLCVALAALAVQAHRTRAHCQGPSKDAASEAVYEELDYSLMPEYQEVPSHTGSLSQGSGKKLSDHSGDGAEESDLQVSADPPAQPQHSPSHGYDDVMAVPEVSRSPQPADAPAQPPEDMGYDDVGVCTLGTSL; translated from the exons atgtGGGGCACGATGGTGCCTGCcagggtgctggggctgctgctgtgcgtgCATGTCTGCATGG GCAGCGAGGAGCTGCGGCTGGTGGATGGTGGTGGGCGCTGTGCTGGTCGCGTGGAGGTGAAGCACGAAGGCGAATGGGGCTCCGTCTGCAGCTACGACTTCGACTGGGACATACGTGGTGCTGGCGTGGTGTGCCgccagctgggctgtggcacTGTGGCCCATGCGTCCCCATACGCCCCGTTTGGGCAGGGCAAGGGACGCATCTGGCTGCATCCCTTCTTGTGCCAAGGCACTGAGACCACCCTGCAGAACTGCCCCAACTTTGGCTGGGGGAACCACTACTGTGGCCATGAGTGGGATGTTGGGGTGATCTGCACAG AGGCGCTGGAGCTGCGGCTGGCGGATGGCGGGCGACCCTGCGAGGGGAGAGTGGAGGTGAAGCTGCAGGGACGCTGGGGCACAGTGGCTGACGATGCTTGGGACATGGATGATGCCGAGGTGGTGTGCCAGCAACTGGGCTGCGGCTCAGCTGCTGGCGCCTACCTGGCCTCACGATTTCGGTTAGTAGATTCTCCCATTATGATGGCCGTTATTGACTGCCAGGGAGATGAAGCTGCCCTGTGGGACTGTAACATTCGGGGCTGGGGTCCCTACAAAGGCCCTCATGATTATGACACTGCTGTTGTCTGTCAAG GGTTCTCCCGGCTGGCCGGAGGGGACAGCGAGTGCTCAGGAAGGCTGGAGGTGCGGCAGGGCCAGACCTGGGTCAGCGTCTGCCATGGCCATGTGGACCTCATGGCTGCCCAGGTCGTCTGCagagagctgggctgtggcacTGCACTGGCCATACCGGGGGCCAGTCATTttggggcagcaggagggctaTTCTGGAATGGTGCCTTTGAGTGCAATGGCAGTGAGCCCTTCCTGTCTGCTTGCACACAGCAGACTCTCAGTATCCAGAACTGCACCCAACCCACTGGCATCATCTGCTCAC cctaCAGCAGGTTCCGGCTAACAGATGGAGTCTCGGCCTGCACTGGACGAGTGGAGGTAGAGGCACAAGGAGTGTGGGGGACCCTGTGTGCCACTGCCTGGGACCTGCCTAATGCACAAATCCTCTGCCACCATCTGGGCTGTGGCTCTGCCATCTCCCTGCCCCCTCCTGGCCATTTTGGGATGGGAACAGGGATGCCGCGGAGCGATGCCCTCAGATGCAGTGGGAGCGAGCGGCACCCGGGCCAGTGCCCCGtggaggtgctggggcagcCCGCCTGCCCCCCCGGGCACACTGCAGCCGTCAACTGCTCAG GTGTCGCCGAGCCCCTGCGGCTGCACGGTGGGGAGAGCCGTTGTGATGGACGACTGGAGGTGGCCGTGCGCCCCGGAGTCTGGGCCCGTgtttctgtggggctgtgggacaaCGGCACTGCCACCGTGGTGTGCCGGCAGCTGGGCTGCGGTGTGCCTGAGAAAATCCATGCTGCGCCGGCCAATGGCTCGGGCCCCatagagctgcaggagctgcgcTGTGTTGGCACCGAGGAGCTCCTGGCACAGTGCAATGCAACACGGATGGCCGCAGAGCCCAGCAAGAGCCCCGAGGAGTTGGCCATCGCCTGCTCAG GAAGCAAGCAGCTGAGGCTGGTGGGCGGCCGCGGGCGCTGTGCTGGCAGGGTGGAGGTGTACAGCGAAGGCACCTGGGGCACCATCTGCCAGGACTCCTGGACCCAGCAGGATGCCACCGTCGTCTGCCGCCAGCTGGGCTGCGGATGGGCCCTGGAGGCTCCCGGCTCCGAGCGCTTTGGGCCTGGCACTGGGACGCTGtggctgggtgctgggggctgcgctGGGACAGAGGATGCTCTCTGGCACTGCCCGGCCCCAGTGCAGCGCGGCTGCCGGCGTGGCGGCGGTGCGGGCGCTGTGTGCTCAG ggctgctggacCTGCGGCTGATGGGGggaagcagcagatgcagtgGGCACCTGGAGGTGCTGCATGAGGGGACGTGGGGTCGTGTTTGCGCCAATGGCACCAGCCCTGCCACGGCCACTGCCGTCTGCCGCCAGCTGGGATGTGGCACAGCGGGGAGTCTGATAGACAACCCTGCAGAGGGCTCCGAGCCCGCCTGGCTGAGCTGGGTGAGGTGTGAGGAGGGGGTCCGCTCGCTATGGCGCTGCCCCTCGGCaccctggcagctgcaggaatgcGGCCCCACTGGGATCATCCACATCACGTGTGACAAGGAaagcagggacagcagtgaggccaccagcccagccccag ctctcacCCACAGCGCTGTCCCGCTGACTGCAGCACCGAGGAGTGTGTCAACACTCAcggtgctgtgtgtgctcctgGGGACGCTGCTCTGCGTGGCCCTGGCCGCCCTGGCCGTGCAGGCACACCGCACACGGGCACACTGCCAAG GCCCCAGCAAGGATGCTGCCTCCGAGGCTGTGTATGAGGAGCTGGACTACAGCCTGATGCCAGAGTACCAGGAGGTGCCCAGCCACACAG GTTCCCTGTCCCAGGGCTCAGGCAAAAAACTGTCCGATCACAGTGGGGACGGCGCAGAGGAGAGTGACCTCCAGGTGTCCGCAG AcccccctgcccagccccagcacagcccctcgCATGGCTACGACGACGTTATGGCTGTGCCGGAGGTGTCCCGCTCTCCCCAGCCCGCGGATGCCCCGGCACAGCCCCCCGAGGACATGGGCTATGACGACGTTGGTGTCTGCACCCTGGGGACATCGCTGTGA
- the LOC121113282 gene encoding deleted in malignant brain tumors 1 protein-like, whose protein sequence is MWGTMVPARVLGLLLCVHVCMGSEELRLVDGGGRCAGRVEVKHEGEWGSVCSYDFDWDIRVAGMVCRQLGCGTVAHASPYAPFGQGKGRIWLHPFLCQGTETTLQNCPHFGWGNHYCGHEWDVGVICTEALELRLADGRGPCDGRVEVKLRGRWGTVADDAWDMDDAEVVCQQLGCGSAASTKFTWRISQVSSPVMLVRVNCNGTEKAIWDCNIQGWGPYSTPLDYSTSVVCQGESWAHAAKRKA, encoded by the exons atgtGGGGCACGATGGTGCCTGCcagggtgctggggctgctgctgtgcgtgCATGTCTGCATGG GCAGCGAGGAGCTGCGGCTGGTGGATGGCGGTGGGCGCTGTGCCGGTCGCGTGGAGGTGAAGCATGAAGGCGAATGGGGCTCCGTCTGCAGCTACGACTTCGACTGGGACATAAGAGTGGCGGGCATGGTGTGCCgccagctgggctgtggcacGGTGGCCCATGCGTCCCCATACGCCCCATTTGGGCAGGGCAAGGGACGCATCTGGCTGCATCCCTTCTTGTGCCAAGGCACTGAGACCACCCTGCAGAACTGCCCCCACTTTGGCTGGGGGAACCACTACTGTGGCCATGAGTGGGATGTTGGGGTGATCTGCACAG AGGCGCTGGAGCTGCGGCTGGCAGACGGTCGGGGACCCTGCGATGGGAGAGTGGAAGTGAAGCTGCGGGGACGCTGGGGCACAGTGGCTGACGATGCTTGGGACATGGATGATGCTGAGGTGGTGTGCCAGCAGTTGGGCTGTGGCTCGGCTGCAAGCACGAAGTTTACCTGGCGAATTTCACAAGTTAGCAGTCCTGTAATGTTGGTCCGTGTCAACTGCAATGGGACCGAGAAAGCCATCTGGGACTGCAACATTCAGGGTTGGGGTCCCTACAGTACCCCTCTTGATTATAGCACCTCTGTGGTCTGTCAAGGTGAGAGCTGGGCACATGCAGCCAAGAGGAAAGCC
- the LOC121113259 gene encoding scavenger receptor cysteine-rich type 1 protein M130-like, which translates to MATWTSWPPRWSAESWAVVLHWPYLGLSCLGYEQGYSGMVPSSAMAPSPPCPLAQSGLPTSRTAPNPLPSSAPVSAGSAGLHQPQTMWWPGEFPTPPTPAPLSAAAYSGFRLADGVSVCDGRVEVEARGVWGTLCATAWDLPDAHVLCHHLGCGTAVSLPPPGHFGMGTGMLRSDAFRCSGSERHPGQCPVEVLGQPTCPPGHTAAVNCSGGCGGRGDPQQVGSTAQAHGTARLLQVSPSPCGCTVGRAIVTGGWRWPCAPESGPVCLWGCGTTALPPWCAGSWAAVCLRKSMLCQPMARAP; encoded by the coding sequence ATGGCCACGTGGACCTCATGGCCGCCCAGGTGGTCTGCAGAGAGCTGGGCTGTGGTACTGCACTGGCCCTATCTGGGGCTGAGCTGTTTGGGGTACGAGCAGGGCTATTCTGGAATGGTGCCTTCGAGTGCAATGGCACCGAGCCCTCCCTGTCCGCTTGCACAAAGCGGCCTCCCCACATCCAGAACTGCACCCAACCCGCTACCATCATCTGCTCCCGTAagtgctggctctgcagggctacaTCAGCCCCAAACCATGTGGTGGCCTGGGGAATTTCCCACTCCACCAACTCCAGCAcctctctctgctgcagcctACAGCGGGTTCCGGCTGGCAGACGGAGTCTCAGTGTGCGATGGGCGAGTGGAGGTGGAGGCACGAGGGGTGTGGGGGACCCTGTGTGCCACTGCCTGGGACCTGCCTGACGCACACGTCCTCTGCCACCATCtgggctgtggcactgctgtcTCCCTGCCCCCACCGGGCCAttttgggatggggacagggatgctGCGGAGCGATGCCTTCAGATGCAGTGGGAGTGAGCGGCACCCGGGCCAGTGCCCCGtggaggtgctggggcagcCCACCTGCCCCCCCGGGCACACTGCAGCCGTCAACTGCTCAGGTGGGTGTGGGGGCCGTGGGGACCCCCAGCAGGTGGGGAGTACTGCCCAAGCCCACGGCACAGCCAGGCTGTTGCAGGTGTCGCCGAGCCCCTGCGGCTGCACGGTGGGGAGAGCCATTGTGACGGGCGGCTGGAGGTGGCCGTGCGCCCCGGAGTCTGGGCCCGTgtgcctgtggggctgtgggacaaCGGCACTGCCACCGTGGTGTGCCGGCAGCTGGGCTGCGGTGTGCCTGAGAAAATCCATGCTGTGCCAGCCAATGGCTCGGGCCCCatag